In Plasmodium gaboni strain SY75 chromosome 8, whole genome shotgun sequence, one DNA window encodes the following:
- a CDS encoding hypothetical protein (conserved Plasmodium protein, unknown function), whose translation METENVSLANEENQNENYEQEENILAQEAEIVLITTSLGGIKSSFFSSLRAHQLLNCKKYIYFSIDANRDTSSAKNLKDIELFNKWKKGKILLSNENGIVLPQILIDGVPLGNDVTMQNLEDEGILDYIIARLKCPHCLIDKSNIEERCPGCKKYYVTLITDDLIQNESVIRILQGEPYKEPEN comes from the exons atggAAACTGAAAATGTTTCTTTAGCAAATGAGGAGAatcaaaatgaaaattatg AACAAGAAGAAAACATATTAG CACAAGAAGCAGAAATTGTTTTAATTACTACCTCACTCGGGGGTATTAAATCTTCGTTTTTTTCATCCTTAAGAGCTCACCAATTATTGAACTGTAAGaagtatatttatttttcaataGATGCCAATAGAGATACAAGTTCAGCAAAAA aCCTGAAGGATATAGAGTTATTTAATAAGTGGAAAAAAGGAAAGATACTCCTTTCCAATGAAAATGGAATTGTTCTTCCTCAAATATTAATTGATGGCGTACCATTAGGAAATGATGTAACAATGCAAAATCTAGAAGATGAAGGTATTTTAGATTATATAATAGCTAGATTGAAATGTCCACATTGTTTGATTGATAAATCAAATATTGAAGAACGTTGTCCTGgttgtaaaaaatattatgtcACATTGATTACAGATGATCTAATTCAAAATGAGTCTGTTATTAGAATACTACAAGGAGAACCTTATAAAGAACCAGAAAActaa
- a CDS encoding putative membrane protein (conserved Plasmodium membrane protein, unknown function), translating to MDLYQEEIYNRANINVSVIVHDNIKDVIIKNLENNMTDKNIIINNYNYNDIIKINNIQNDNIKDEEKGILSLWLKKIKVVSSVIILCVDWQHIYSQHKIQSNSKDTIESENKNNERRGSSYYIDKEGIINEGIYNMGDMNCYDNINNYITPNSFNNVDNYNIPNNFNNVDNYNNPNSFNNIDNYNNPNSFNNIDNYSNPNSFNNMNNSCEDLNMDDNKLCYVQNEEYMNKINKELLNRIEEINKIILKRKKVCKIILLVILPENTKNTEDYIKHISMLNCENISAIFITLGLKEIHNKIKKLDNLLKDCVTTFFKQYIINYERKSNINLLSFFKYNFKKAYILEMLEKYDESMKIYVNICKVFYEHIGNNIFSDLLQYFNYVIFFNCVSIRMIYIYLYFKDIKKAIHHIYTHNKIIQLTLMENQSMTNEEHQMVQEFFNIFNIYNDKKENKFFVNQIKYKKNDNINSNNNNNSKNNSNNNNNNNNSNNNNFCYNDDEEKLLLLSYINKLKEKNLDILLLLYNKILKEYLYYNLLSCVYFYFYRIIKNFQIYIQDIVLYGIYCCFFIYNKIKAVKKKDNLIENFPHSYIIYFKMDSISFLYDFILNFLIELYRIIKINQINSLSLIILYFLCTIYYEQKKYLFCAFLLLQFFTHPKDDFILNWLDVQYLKEEKYDEEEFLCSLRRLKLDIEYIRERNSVAYEPLLYLLLNSLAFVLYHENIKVDVEDGQKELEFFNVDKKEYERLFVEICFVYLNILIKNKKNNEREDFIKFLSNYFDMVNYNLYMNNDINLSLCNINVDMFYIFFDNNNNNNINSNNLYAFFEIKDIFLNEHGHNNFIYLPFFVISINDDKKYFTYQIDDAFEDMMFFFCINTNEEDMINKLNLDIQNVKNKNINDNIQNNDSYVCKFMNRKKKKKSVVSFIISEWKNEMNIDYFDLYLFIFNQIIRIRIDKISVYHCKRKYMELYNAQNKNVVTKNEYDDSLCVHNVDVNSMYDVSCKENTHESNNNMINYEKEIKQSDHKCSFVPIHNTLNKNDINSLDEEKKIFPIKNMNCLTKNKFDYYKLKDGIYMNKYENKIIYNKDKYLYKMSLLKYINYYIYSRNDKLYLNEYNISYIFIKYSTYIKNFELNFSYIIDDIDHVDFYLLSNEENVISIHKIKNRQNITLRGKKDIYKWYNNDNETVLNNEKKEKYNMEKIKKNYIYMDDDNQTEEISDCDSSLSSDKEEYNSYSDDNNMNNMNNMNNKNNMNNMNNKNNMNNMNNMNNINNMNNMNNINIINNNSNNNYFNTKEELQISENFYKLIHKNVNNNMDDEKETLFDENIFFFEIKGDKKMKNNIKNSCVKKIYGRSNFNNNCYMLYEQRKNKKMMKKRNTKDEKYENKIGYNDNINHPNGYISNTLFSFYKDEKEKLLCIPFIIRPRELKNVKISFEFLFKNIYFKDELKYNLNYFVEPSLITMVTRMNLRKDDEEENYMIHNDRENNIQEEIITHNNDTIKENIYNDLLDKDLFFFISYYIYIHNNNINRIHLVDIENITRDNIIKMEYKNTYCDFLRTNKKYLNIKYQLNYGSFFFPFNIIFKKLIFTNFIKLPYEDYIENINNKMNIQNEHKKSKIKIDLIYSKIVKYNELFTIQAVITNQTNITEEIIIFLYDLPKEKVKKKKKKKLASQNEVKRKSQMIINKYDEKKIYEFNEINKNNDNINNDNTNYDNINYDNINYDNINYDNINHDNINHDNIYNANINNTLFNIPDYESSSYDYTSSSYSSYNMENLINQDEYLLDDENVDVTRNDLQMNNILNNVSQKKYIISGIRSMKNILLPYQTLHIDWSFIPLTYGHITLPNILIKRKTKVKNNVNVFASKDIQIIVI from the exons ATGGACCTGTATCAAGAAGAAATATACAATAGAgcaaatataaatgtgaGCGTTATCGTtcatgataatataaaagatgttataataaaaaatcttgagaataatatgaccgataagaatataataataaataattataattataatgatattatcaaaattaataatatacaaaatgataatattaaagatGAGGAAAAAGGAATATTATCCTTGTggttaaaaaaaataaaagtagTATCATCtgttataattttatgtGTTGACTGGcaacatatatatagtCAACATAAGATACAGTCTAATTCAAAAGATACTATTGAAAGtgaaaataagaataacGAAAGGAGAGGTAGTAgttattatattgataAGGAAGGTATTATAAATGAAGGGATATACAATATGGGTGATATGAATTgttatgataatataaataattatattacCCCCAATAGTTTTAATAATGtagataattataatatccccaataattttaataatgtagataattataataaccCCAATAGctttaataatattgataattataataaccCCAATAGctttaataatattgataattATAGTAACCCGAATAGctttaataatatgaataattcATGTGAGGATCTTAATATggatgataataaattatgtTATGTGCAAAATGAAGAATAcatgaataaaataaacaaagaattattaaatcgaattgaagaaattaataaaataatattgaaaagGAAAAAGGTTTGTAAGATAATTTTATTAGTTATATTACCAGAGAATACAAAAAATACAGAAGATtatattaaacatataagTATGTTGAATTGTGAGAATATTAGTGctatatttattacattgggtttaaaagaaatacataataaaataaaaaaattagataATTTACTAAAAGATTGTGTTActactttttttaaacaatatataataaattatgaaaggaaaagtaatataaatttattatcattttttaaatataattttaaaaaagcatatatattagaaatgttagaaaaatatgatgagagtatgaaaatatatgtaaatatatgtaaagtattttatgaacatattggtaataatattttttcagatttattacaatattttaattatgttatattttttaattgtgTAAGTATACgtatgatatatatatatttgtattttaaAGATATTAAGAAAGCCATacatcatatatatacacataataAGATAATACAATTAACATTAATGGAGAATCAATCTATGACTAATGAGGAACATCAAATGGTTCaagaattttttaatatatttaatatatataatgataagaaagaaaataaattttttgtaaatcagataaaatataaaaaaaatgataatattaatagtaataataataataatagtaaaaataatagtaataataataataataataataatagtaataataataatttttgttataatgatgatgaagaaaaattattattattatcatatataaataaattaaaagaaaagaatttagatatcttattattattatataataagatattaaaagaatatttatattataatttacTTTCTTGtgtgtatttttatttttatcgaattattaaaaattttcaaatatatatacaagATATAGTACTCTATGGTATATAttgttgtttttttatatataacaaaataaaagctgttaaaaaaaaagacaaCCTTATAGAAAATTTCCCACattcttatataatatattttaaaatggatagtatttcctttttatatgattttatattaaattttttgaTTGAATTATATCgtataataaagataaacCAAATAAATAGTTTATcattaataattttatattttttatgtactatatattatgagcagaaaaaatatttattttgtgCCTTCTTACttttacaattttttaCACACCCGAAAGatgattttatattaaacTGGTTGGACGTGcaatatttaaaagaagaGAAATATGACGAGGAGGAATTCCTGTGTAGTCTGAGGAGGTTGAAGTTGGatattgaatatataagaGAAAG GAATAGTGTCGCTTATGAACCACTGTTATACTTACTTTTAAATTCATTAGCTTTTGTGCTATATCATGAGAATATAAAAGTAGATGTGGAGGATGGTCAGAAGGAGTTGGAATTTTTTAATGTGGATAAGAAAGAATATGAAAGATTATTTGTTGAGATATGTTTTGTTTActtgaatatattaattaagaataagaaaaataatgaGAGAGAagattttataaaatttttgagtaattattttgatatggtgaattataatttatatatgaataatgatattaatttatcactttgtaatataaatgtagatatgttttatatattttttgataataataataataataatattaatagtaataatttgtatgccttttttgaaataaaggatatatttttaaatgaacatggtcataataattttatatatttgcctttttttgttatttcaataaatgatgataaaaaatattttaccTACCAAATTGATGATGCATTTGAAGATATgatgttttttttttgtattaataCAAATGAAGAGGATATGATTAATAAACTTAATTTGGATATACAAAATGttaagaataaaaatataaatgataatattcaaaataatgattCTTATGTATGTAAATTTATgaatagaaaaaaaaaaaaaaaaagtgttgtaagttttattatttcagaatggaaaaatgaaatgaaTATTGATTATTTCGActtatatctttttatatttaatcAAATTATAAGAATTCGTATTGATAAAATATCTGTTTATCATTGTAAGAGGAAATACATGGAATTATATAATGCTCAGAATAAAAATGTGGTTActaaaaatgaatatgaCGACAGTTTGTGTGTTCACAATGTTGATGTTAATAGTATGTATGATGTCTCATGCAAGGAAAACACTCATGAgagtaataataatatgataaattatGAGAAAGAAATAAAACAGTCTGATCATAAATGTTCTTTTGTTCCTATACATAACACacttaataaaaatgatataaatagcttggatgaagaaaaaaaaatcttcccaataaaaaatatgaattgcttaacaaaaaataaatttgattattataagtTAAAGGAtggaatatatatgaataaatatgagaataaaataatttataataaggataaatatttatataaaatgtcATTATTGAAgtatattaattattatatatattcaagaaatgataaattatatttgaatgaatataatatatcatatatatttattaagTATTCAActtatattaaaaattttgagttaaatttttcttatatcATAGATGATATTGATCATGTTGacttttatttattgaGCAATGAGGAAAACGTGATAAGtatacataaaattaaaaacagacaaaatataacattaaGAGGAAAgaaagatatatataaatggtataataatgataatgaaactgttttaaataatgaaaaaaaagaaaaatataatatggaaaaaataaaaaaaaattatatttacatgGATGATGATAATCAAACGGAGGAGATATCAGATTGTGATAGTAGTCTAAGTAGTGATAAGGAAGaatataattcttatagtgatgataataatatgaataatatgaataatatgaataataagaataatatgaataatatgaataataagaataatatgaataatatgaataatatgaataatatcaataatatgaataatatgaataatatcaatattatcaaCAATAACAGTAATAacaattattttaatacaAAAGAGGAATTACAAATTAGTGAGAACTTTTACAAACTGatacataaaaatgtaaaCAACAATATGGATGATGAGAAGGAAACTTTGTTTGATgagaatatatttttttttgaaattaaaggagataaaaaaatgaagaataatataaaaaactcatgtgtgaaaaaaatatacgGTCGTAgtaattttaataataactgttatatgttatatgaacaaaggaaaaataaaaaaatgatgaaaaaaagaaatacaaaagatgaaaagtatgaaaacaaaattggttataatgataatataaatcatCCTAATGGTTATATAAGTAATACcttattttcattttataaagatgagaaagaaaaattattatgtatacCTTTCATTATAAGACCGAgagaattaaaaaatgttaaaaTAAGTTTTGAATTTcttttcaaaaatatttattttaagGATGAGCTGAAATATAATCTTAATTATTTTGTGGAGCCTTCTCTAATAACAATGGTGACAAGAATGAATTTGAGAAAGGATGATGAAGAGGAGAATTATATGATTCATAATGATAgagaaaataatatacaagAAGAAATTATAACACATAATAATGATACTATTAAAgagaatatatataatgatttattagataaagatttgttttttttcatatcatattatatatatatacataataataatataaatagaaTTCACCTTGTTgatattgaaaatataacaagagataatattataaaaatggaatataaaaatactTATTGTGATTTTCTTAGAactaataaaaaatatttgaatattaaatatcaattaaattatggaagttttttttttccttttaatataatatttaagaaattaatttttacaAATTTCATTAAGTTACCATATGAAgattatatagaaaatataaataataaaatgaatatacAAAACGAACATAAGaaaagtaaaataaaaatagatttaatatattcaaaaattgtaaaatataatgaattatttaCTATCCAAGCTGTTATAACAAATCAGACAAATATAACTGAGGagattattatatttttatatgacttaccaaaagaaaaagtaaaaaaaaaaaaaaaaaaaaaattagcTAGCCAAAATGAGgtaaaaagaaaaagtcaaatgattattaataaatatgatgaaaaaaaaatatatgaatttaatgaaataaataaaaataatgataatataaataatgataatacaaattatgataatataaattatgataatataaattatgataatataaattatgataatataaatcatgataatataaatcatgataatatatataatgccaacataaataatactctttttaatattccTGATTATGAATCGTCATCATATGATTATACTTCATCATCTTATTCTTCATACAACATGgaaaatttaataaacCAAGATGAATATCTTTTGGATGATGAAAATGTTGATGTCACAAGAAATGATTTacaaatgaataatatattaaataatgtttcacaaaaaaaatatatcatatcAGGAATTCGAAgtatgaaaaatattttgttacCATATCAGACCTTACATATTGATTGGTCTTTCATACCACTTACATATGGACATATAACACTACctaatattttaataaaaagaaaaacaaaagtaaaaaataatgttaatGTATTTGCTTCAAAGgatattcaaataatagTCATATga
- a CDS encoding conserved protein, unknown function (part of same gene as PGSY75_0829100B~gap found within coding sequence), which translates to MPQWGAGNTRAIEARMRKKLDKDKKQKELEEKKLEEYWRDDDKKVQAKMQRKMEAENKRQQKLDRKKELKALYGEEEKSIKSN; encoded by the exons ATGCCTCAATGGGGTGCAGGTAATACGAGAGCTATAGAAGCTCGTATGAGGAAAAAATTAGATAAAGACAAAAAGCAAAAAGAattagaagaaaaaaaattagaagAATACTGGAGagatgatgataaaaagGTTCAGGCAAAGATGCAAAGAAAg atGGAGGCTGAAAATAAGAGGCAACAAAAATTGGATAGGAAGAAAGAATTAAAGGCTCTATATGgagaagaagaaaaatcCATAAAATCAAATAA
- a CDS encoding conserved protein, unknown function (part of same gene as PGSY75_0829100A~gap found within coding sequence): KSTNKKVTQSEILQKLIEEKKKELQEEKKKKENLNVHEMELEENINHIRRNEQNNYDEYIYATGIDNVISALENVSFEKTKSVKAAYKKFEEENLPIIKEEHKGLKLSQYKQMLWKQFKKSAENPMNQKE, from the exons AAATCTACAAATAAAAAGGTCACACAATCTGAAATTCTTCAAAAATTAATTGAAGAGAAAAAGAAGGAACTTcaagaagaaaaaaagaaaaag gaAAATCTAAATGTACATGAAATGGAATTAGAAGAGAATATAAATCACATACGTAGAAAcgaacaaaataattacgacgaatatatatacg CTACTGGAATTGATAATGTCATATCGGCTTTAGAAAATGTGTCCTTtgaaaaaacaaaaagcGTTAAAGCT gcctataaaaaatttgaagaagaaaatttaCCAATTATTAAAGAAGAACATAAGGGCTTGAAGTTATCTCAGTATAAACAAATGTTATGGAAGCAG tTTAAAAAATCAGCAGAAAACCCTATGAATCAAAAGGAATaa
- a CDS encoding putative prohibitin, with translation MERILSSIGKLSVVAGGLSLIPYTFIYDVDGGERCVMFNRFGGVSENTFGEGSHFYVPWFQTPYIYDIKMKPKVINTTTGTRDLQIVTISLRLLFRPHTQHLPYLHSTLGPDYDERVLPSIGNEVLKAVVAKYNAESLLTQRDKISKEIRESITARAKHFNILLDDVAITHLSYGKEFAKAIEDKQVAQQESERVKFIVAKTEQEKIAAVIKAQGEAEAAKLISSAVKEYGKSLIEIRKLEAAREIAENLSKSKNVTYFPSNSNILLNPRDF, from the coding sequence ATGGAGAGAATATTATCTTCTATAGGGAAATTAAGTGTTGTGGCAGGGGGACTTAGTTTAATTCcatatacatttatatatgatgtAGATGGAGGTGAACGATGTGTGATGTTTAATCGTTTTGGAGGTGTGAGTGAAAATACTTTTGGTGAGGGTAGTCATTTTTATGTACCTTGGTTTCAAAcaccatatatatatgatataaaaatgaaacCTAAAGTAATAAATACGACAACAGGTACTCGAGATTTGCAAATTGTAACAATAAGTTTAAGATTATTATTTAGACCTCATACACAACATTTGCCTTATTTACATAGTACCCTAGGACCTGATTATGATGAGAGAGTTTTACCTTCTATTGGAAATGAAGTACTTAAAGCTGTTGTGGCAAAATATAATGCAGAATCTTTATTAACACAAAGAGACAAAATATCAAAAGAAATACGAGAAAGTATAACAGCAAGAGCtaaacattttaatatattacttGATGATGTAGCTATTACACATTTAAGCTATGGTAAAGAATTTGCTAAGGCTATTGAAGATAAACAAGTTGCGCAACAAGAAAGTGAAAGAGTAAAATTTATTGTAGCAAAAACTgaacaagaaaaaattGCTGCTGTTATTAAAGCACAAGGTGAAGCAGAAGCAGCAAAATTAATTTCATCAGCTGTTAAAGAGTATGGTAAAAGCTTAATAGAAATAAGGAAATTAGAAGCTGCTAGAGAAATTGCTGAAAATTTAAGTAAATCAAAGAATGTAACTTATTTTCCATCtaattcaaatattttgttaAATCCTAGGGATTTTTAA
- a CDS encoding putative U6 snRNA-associated Sm-like protein LSm8: MSSINIESYLENEILVITNDSRIFTGKLKGFDQTTNIILGNCHERIYKESLEKISLGVYIIRGDTVTLIGEIDEDVDKNILHQNIKPQMLKPIVH; the protein is encoded by the exons ATGAGttctataaatattgaGTCATACTTAGAAA ATGAAATATTAGTAATAACAAATGATAGCCGAATATTCACAGGAAAACTAAAAGGCTTTGACCAGACGacaaatataattttaGGAAATTGCCATGAgagaatatataaagaatcattagaaaaaataagtttgggagtatatataattagAGGAGATACAgt AACCCTTATTGGAGAAATTGACGAAGATGTTgataaaaacattttacatcaaaatattaaacCCCAAATGTTAAAGCCG aTTGTACACTAA
- a CDS encoding putative prolyl 4-hydroxylase subunit alpha: MDVKKTIIKCSSTREFTNVENSKKNEEALKSSKEDFSVNLYDNEIKYSDDMQTIIKKVINEKNIHFYKKYSSYLLYLSNENQMNDSECDDSYTNDENTKVFFKIQLNPQNMSIIYNIVDKKTIEKILSLCANKYKRSKTSIGFSNDKQENYKLTNSINRTSSTVFLYTLRSRSVIEDNQIDAESSIVYTKDENIIELENTICNLVKIPLCYLEPLAIVKYEKNNYFNLHHDGSFRRATLLIYLNDVDKDGETIFPCHNLSIKPIQGSGVFWYNNISVDDEYAITYCINKINQITYEEQNNKYHHILDENNNSSVFLTDSAKVYYPSSYKNQDQKPTTSFHNSFQDGFFLKNNNTTTNNTSINTNEHFNDNTNPNHVLKKKKDLVNFLNDKNNLQKYSIDLVYDELGNTYIADMTMVHQGNRVTEQYKYVINCFFNVNIVRNI; this comes from the coding sequence ATGGATGTAAAAAAAACGATAATAAAATGCTCGAGCACACGAGAATTTACAAACGTGGAGAAttccaaaaaaaatgaagaagcTTTAAAAAGTAGTAAGGAGGATTTTAGTgttaatttatatgataacgaaataaaatatagtGATGATATGCAGACAATAATTAAGAAAGtaataaatgaaaagaatatacatttttataaaaagtattcttcttatttattatatttaagTAATGAAAATCAAATGAATGATAGTGAATGTGATGATAGTTATACAAATGACGAAAATACAAAagtattttttaaaatacaATTAAATCCACAGAATATGagtataatatataatatagtagataaaaaaacaatcgaaaaaatattatctttatgtgcaaataaatataaaagaagTAAAACATCTATTGGATTTTCAAATGATAAAcaagaaaattataaattgACGAATTCAATCAATCGTACTAGTTCAActgtatttttatatacacTAAGAAGTAGATCAGTAATTGAAGACAATCAAATTGATGCAGAAAGTTCTATAGTATATACaaaagatgaaaatataatagaaTTAGAAAATACTATTTGTAATTTGGTTAAGATACCATTATGTTATTTAGAACCTCTAGCCATTGTgaaatatgaaaaaaataattattttaatttacaTCATGATGGATCTTTTAGAAGAGCTACACttctaatatatttaaatgatgTTGATAAAGATGGAGAAACTATATTCCCTTGTCATAATTTATCTATTAAACCCATACAAGGTTCAGGTGTTTTCTggtataataatatatctgTAGATGATGAATATGCAATTACATAttgtattaataaaataaatcaaataacatatgaagaacaaaataataaatatcatcatattttagatgaaaataataattcttctGTATTTCTAACTGATAGTGCAAAAGTATATTATCCATCATCTTATAAAAATCAAGATCAAAAACCCACAACATCATTTCATAATTCATTTCAAGATGGATTCttcttaaaaaataataatacaacAACAAACAACACATCtataaatacaaatgaaCATTTTAATGATAACACAAATCCAAATCATGTTcttaaaaagaaaaaagatCTAGTTAATTTTCTAAAcgataaaaataatttacaGAAATATTCAATTGATCTAGTTTATGATGAACTAGGCAATACATATATAGCCGATATGACAATGGTGCATCAAGGAAATAGGGTAACTGAACAGtataaatatgttattaattgtttttttaacGTAAATATTGttagaaatatataa